In Victivallis sp. Marseille-Q1083, the genomic stretch TGGATCCGAAACGTTCCTATGCGCTTTTTCCGGCCGCGCCGGAGGAGGGGGATGCGGCGGCTTTCGAGTTTGACCCGTTGCCGGAGGGCGTCTGGCTGGAGCGCTACTGCGATACCCCGGAACTGGTTTACTGCGAATTCGTTTGCGCTCCGGAACGCATGCCGGAGCGTTTCAGGCTGAAATGGCAGGAGACTTTTGCGGAAGTATCGGTCAATGGCCGGCGTTGTCCGGCCGCCGGGCAAGTTGACCTGGCCGGTCCCTATCCGGTGCGGATTGTTGCGCTGCGGCAAGCCGGCCGGCCAGTCATTCCCGGAGAAACTCTCGAGACGGCCGGTGTCATGGTGCGGAACCTCGGCAGCAGCGGCATCGGCGAGGGGGAAGCCGAACCGTTGGCCGTATTGCATCGCGGAAGGTTTGCCGACGGCGAGGAACGCTATCGGCTGGACGGCCGCCGGGTCCGGCGGCTCGACTGGTTGATCAAAGCGCCGGAAGAAAATTCGGAATTGCTGTTCCACTTGCAGAATGCCGCCAATTCTCACGGCAACGGCACGGTTGTCCGGCTGCTGGTGAACGGTGTGACCGTCAACGAATTGGATTGCCGGCCGGAAGCGACTACCCAGGTTCCCTGGGCATTGTCCGGCGCATTCGACACGGATTTGCATGAATGGCGGGTGCCGCTGGAGCGGTACTGCGGGGAAAATGTATTGATTACCGTCGAAGTGGACCCGAAAGGGGACAGCAACGGCGACGAGCAATATATTTCGATTCCACGCCTGGTGCGAGCCGGCGACGGGCTCTGACCGAACAAGTGCATCGATAAGGTGGATTCAGACGATTTCGCTTTTGAACGGGCAGATCGTGTCAATCCGGCCTTATCGATGAATTCTATCGGTTTTCCCTTAGCTCAAGCGTCGCCAACTGCCCCGGCGGTAATAGCCGAGACCGATCAGCGCCGGCGGCAGCGTCGAAAGCGCCATGCCCCAGCAAACGCCAACGAATCCGCCCCCCCATACCATGCCGAAAAGCCAGCAGAGCAGCAGCCGCAGCAACACTGCTTCCAGCAACGCGTTGAAGAGAGCCAGCGATGCGGCTCCGGTTCCGGTGGCGAAGGCATCGCAGGTGTACATCACCGCGTAGGCCAGGCCGCTGAAGGAGCAGAAAATCCGCAAGTAAACCACGCCCGTCCGGATCACCTCCGGATCGGAGTTGAAGCAGCCGATCACCTGGGCGGCGAAAAGCTGGATCAAAACCACGGCGGTTCCGGTCGAAAGCAGGCTGAGCCGGATTCCGGCCAAAGCGGTTTCGGCAGTGCGGGCGATTTGGTTGGCGCCCAGATTCTGGGCCGCCATGGCGGTGACGGCCTGGCCGACCGCCCAGCACGGCATACCGGCTAGCGTACTGATTTTCAGCCCGATTCCGGCCGCCGCCGCGACGGCGACGCCATAGCGATTGAACATCCCCGTTACCAGCAGAAATGCCAGATTGACCACCAGCATCTGCAAGGCGGACGGAATGCCGGTTTGTAAAATACCGGCCACCTTGTCCGGCCTCATTACCAAGCTCCGCAACCTGAAGCCGCAGAAGAATTCCCGCTGTTTCAGATGGCCGAGCGCAACCGACAGGGCAACTCCCTGGGCGGTTACCGTCGCCCAGGCCGCTCCGGACGTTCCCAGTTGCAGCCAACCGACCAGCAGTAAATCGAGGACGACGTTGACGACTGCCGCCACCGCGACGAATTGCAGCGGCCGCCGCGAGTCGCCGCGCCCGCGCAACAGTGCGCAAACGGCATTGTAACCGAAAATGGCAATGGTTCCGCCGCTCAAAATATCCATGTAGGCGACAGCCTCCGGCAGCGCTTCGTCCGGCAATTCCAGCCAGACGAATATCTGTCTGCTCAGCATCAGGCCGGCGACCGTTACCGGCAGCGCCGCCAACGCCGTCAAGGTAAACAATGTGCCGATGGTTTCCCGTTCTCCCCGGCGATCACCCGCGCCGCGGGTGCGCGCCACCAATACCGTACCGCCGATGGTGATTCCCTGGCCGATGCCGGCGATGATGAAGCAGAGCACCGAGGCATTGCTGACCGCCGCCAGGCCGGTGCTGCCGACGAAACGGCCGACCACGATCATATCGGTGATATTGTAAAACGCCTGCAGCAGATTGGCGAAAAACAATGGGACGGTAAAGCGGAAAAGCTGTTTCGATACCTTTCCAACCGTAAGATTCTGCGCGAATTCCTTCATGATTCCGATTCTTTTTTTAAATGACTACACAAAAAAGCTGCGGACGAAACTTCGTCCGCAGCCTTCTGGTATACGACAAACCCTTGCCGCACGGCGAATGCTCGCCGCCGAACAGCCTGTCGATGAAAAAGAATCAGTTGATCAGCGCCCCGGACAATGTTTCATCGTATCCATTGTCGGAGCCTGCTTCAATGCAGAATTTTCCCAAAGTGAAATCGATCATATTTTCAGTCTTCCTTATGCCGTTTACTATAACGATGTTTTCGCCCGCTGTCAACCGCTCTCAACCGTCAGAAACGGAAAATCGCTCCGATTTTCTGCCCCAGCAGCGCTGCCGCTGCTCCGAGGGCGGAAGCCAGAAACAGCATCGCCCAAACGCCGAAGGCACAAGCGATGAACGGACCGGAACCCATGATCTGGGAGAGTTCGAAAATCGCTTTGGTGATCGGATAGAATTCGCTTTTCTGGGCTAAAATCAGCGAATCCGATACTTCCAGCATCGAAAAGCTGAAGGCGAACAAGGCACCGACGATCAGGTTGGCCATGATCAGCGGTACGACGATTTTGCGTAAGGTCATGATCCCTGAGGCACCCAGATTGCGCGCCGCCAGCTCCAATTCTTCCGGCGTCTGCTGTAAACCGGCGCTGACCGCCCGAACCACATACGGCAGCCGCCTGACCGCATAGGCCGCCGCCAGCAGCCACAGCGGGTTGTTGATGGGGTCGAAAAGCGTCCGCGCCCAACTGTATTTGATGCTCATTCCCATGAAGCCGAAGGCCATGACGATTCCCGGCACCGCCAGCGGCAGCATGGCCAGCAAATCCAGCAGAAAACCGCCCTTGAGCTTCCAGCGCACCGTCAGCAGGGCGGTCAGCACGCCGAGCCCTACCGCCACCGCCATCGCCAACAGCGAATAACGAATGCTGTTGATGATGCTCGGTACCACCAACTTGTTGGACAACGCCTGTTCGAAATGGAAGAACGTGAACCCTTCCGGCCAGACACTGCCGTACCAGTCCCGGGAAAAGGCGGTCAAAACCAACGCCAGATGCGGTGAGACCGCCAGCAATGTCACCGCTGAAAACGCTCCGCCGGGCAGCCAGCGCTTCCAACCGGCCAGGGGCCGGGCGCCGCTGCCGGCAATTCCTTTCGACAGGGAACTTGCCCCATCCCGGCCGACCGCCAGCCTGCCGCCGAGATAAAGCGCCGCGGCAATCGCCAGCATCACCATGACCAGCGTATAAGGCAGCGGATTGCTTTCCAGCTCGGAAAGACCGTTGAAAATCTGCACTGCGGTGATCCGGTTGTAGCCGAACATCAACGGCGTGCCCAATTCGGTAAAACTCCAGATCAGCACGATGCTGCCGCCGGCGAACATGCCGGGCCGGATCAGCGGCAGGGTAACCCGCCGGAAACGATACCAGGCGCCCGCGCCCAGGTTGCGGCCGGCTTCCTCCAGCGCCGGGTCGAGGTTGGCCAGCGAAGTCACCAAATTCAAGTACAGGATCGGATAGAGATGCAGCGCCTCAATCAAACAGACCGCCCAGAACCGGCCGCCGCCGCCCAGAAAATCACAGCCGGGCAACCCCAGATGGCCCAGTGCCGCATTGACCACGCCATAATGGCCCAGCAACTGTTGAAAACCGAGCGCGCCGACGAATGGCGGCAGAATCATCGGTGCCATGATCGCCAGGTTGCACCAACTTTTTCCGGGAAACTCGTAACGGTCGTACAGCCAGGCCAGCGGCAGCGAAATCAGGAAAACCAACAACGTCGTCACCACGGCCACCGCCAGAGAATTCCATAATCCTTCCAGATAAATCGGACTGCGGAAGATTTCCAGCAGCATCGTCCAATTCAACCCTTCGGCGACGACCGTATAAACCGGCCAGACCAGGAAGACGGCGAAAAATGCCGACAAGCCGCCCGCCGCCAGATATTGTAAAATTTTTCTTCGTCTCATTTGCCTTGCCTCGCCAGTTCCGCCGCCCGCAGATAATGCTGTTGCGCCTGTTTCGTCCATTCCCGCCGCAACGCCACCACCTGGGCCATCGACCAATTTTGCTGCGGATACAGTAATTCATCCAGGCGGCCGGCCTCTTCATAGGCGAACGGCAGCCAATTGAACTGCGCCATCGCTTCCGGCACCGCCTCCGGACCGCCCGCCTCCAGAATGGCCTGCCAGGCCGCCTGCAATTCATCCAGCGGGTCGAGCACCACGCATTTGATCAGGACCCGGATCAAATTGAAATAAGCGCCGGTCAAACGGCCGTCGTATTCGAATGCTCCGCCGCCTTCGTAGGGATTGTAGTCGCCGTCGGCCAGAAACGGTTTGAATTCTCCGACGTAAAGATCCCGGCGGATCGGCGGCCGCCGGATGACATATTTGACCGGGCCACCCGGGGTGCCGACCTTAAAATCCCATAACTTCTGGCCGTCGAGCGACAGCAGGAAATCAAGAAACGCTTCCGCCGCCGGCCGGTTCGGTGCTCCGCGCAACAGTTGAACCGGGTCGGCGGTGATAGAACTGCCGCTTTCCGGCAAGACATAAACAATCCGGGAAATTCCATTGTTCTGGCCGGCCGTCCATTCCGCTTCGGCGAACGCGTAGAAATCGATACACATCCCGGCGGCGGCATTGCCGGAAGCAACATCCCGGGTCACCTTGCCGGCACTGTCGGTAATCGTGACGGCGTTGCCGGCAATCCGCTTGATCAGATTCATGCCGTTCGCCCAGCCGTCCGCCACCCCATGCTCCAGATCGGATTTCTGTGCCTGCTGCATGTTTTGCTGCAGAATCATTTCGAAACATTTGGTGATCGAGCCGGATTTCGTCGGATCGGCCACCGACAGGGTTCGGAAAAACTTTCCCTCTCCCAGGTCGCTCCAGGAGTGCGGCGGCGTTCCGCCCAGTTCAGCCAGGCGGTCCGGATTGTAGCAAATGCCGAATGAAGAAAGACAGACGCCATAGGTGCGCCCCTGTAAATCAAACAGCGTCTCGCCGCTGAAACTGGCCGGAATGACTTCCGGCCGGAAAATATCCGGATGACGCCGGGCAACGCCGCCGTCCACGGCAAATCCCCGCGCCGCATGTTTTTGCTGATCGTACATGCCGCCGCCGAAAAAGAGATCGACGCCGATGCCGACATCCGAATTCAAGAACAGTTCCCGTGCTTTTACGGCGCGCGGCGAAGCCGTCGCCGGATTGAGCCGATGGTTGGCGTAGTTGACGGCGATCTCCTCATCCCAACCGCCATTGGCCGGATCGCTCAGAAAATATTCGCGGAAAGCCGCCTCATAACGGTCGTCGATGTAGCGGACGATATCGGAAGAACCGCCCGGGCTTCGCCAGTCGATGACGATATCCCGGCCATAATGTTCCCGGTAGTATTTTTGAAACGCCCGTTCAAACTCATAGCGGATCGATTCGGAATGCGGGGTCAGGACGACCAGCGTTTCCGCTCCGTCCCTGGTCAGGCGATCTTCCGCCGCCGGCTGCAGCAAAAGCGGGATTGCCAGCAGCAGCAGCGGCAGCAGTGCCAGCCCATTCTGCCAGCGTTTTTTCACCGTTCCGCCTCCAGAATGACGATATCTTCCGGCGCCACTTGCACCCGCAGGGTGTCCCCGGGCAGCCGCGGCCGCGGCGACAGTTCGTTCATCACCAGCCGGCTGCCGTCTCCGGCCTTCAAACTCCAACTGCCGCTTTCGCCAAGGAACGTTCCCTCCGTCAATACCGCTTCAAAGCTATTTTCCAATTCTTCGTCCGCCGCCGGCCGGATGCTTTCCGGCCGGATCAGCAATTCCACGCAGTCTCCGGCCGCCAACGGCTTGGCCGGCGACGGCACCGACAGTTCTCCCCAGCCGCACGCCACCCGGATTCGAACTGCCGTCACCGCCGTGATCGTCGCCGGAATAAAGTTGGCTTCTCCCAGAAATGCACCGACAAAACGGTTGCAGGGCTGCCGGTAAATCTCCTGTGGCGTCCCGATCTGCTGCAATTTGCCTTGATTCAAGACCGCGATACGGTCCGCCATGCTCAACGCCTCCTTGCGGTCATGCGTCACATAGATGGCGGTCTGGCGGCGTTCCTTGCAGATTCGGCGGATTTCCAGCCGCATGATATCCCGCAAACGGGCATCCAGATTCGACAACGGTTCATCCAGCAGCAGCACCGCCGGTTCCACCGCCAGGGCTCTGGCCAACGCCACCCGCTGCTGTTGTCCGCCGGATAAGGATGGAATTTTACGGTCGCGCAATTCTCCGAGCTGGACGATTTCCAACGCCTCCGCCACCCGGCGGTTCAATTCCGCTCCTTTGACGCCGCTGGCCCGCAAGCCGAATGCCACGTTTTCGAACACCGACAGATGCGGCCACAGCGCATAACTTTGAAATACCATCGCCGCCTGGCGTTTCTCCGGCGGCAATTGATCGATTCTGGCCGCGTTGAAGAAAATTTCGCCTTCATCCGGCGCGATCAAGCCGGCTAGAATCCGCAGCAAGGTGGATTTGCCGCAGCCGGACGGCCCCAACAAAAAAAACAGTTCTCCGGGTTGAATCGACAAATCGATCGGCTCCAACACCCGTTTGCCGGGCTGGTAAGCTTTGCAGATTCCTTTTAAATCAATTGCAGTCGCCGTCATTTTTCTTGAATTTCTACTGGTTGAAGAGATACGAATCGGCCCCCGAAGGGAAAATGTCCCTTCGAGAGCCCTGAACCCGCTGTGATTGCCTCAATGTTGCCGCCAGCCGTTGTAATGAACAAAATCGGCCCGGTAACGGGTGCGCGCTTCCGGCGTTTCCAACGGATAGCCGAGGACAATTCCGCCGACCGGAATGATCGTCTCCGGCAACCGGCACAATTTGCTGACCGGGAGCAGCCGTTCTTCGCGAGGATGAATGCCGACCCAGCAACTGCCCAGTCCCAGCCCGGCCGCCGCCAACAGAATATTTTCAATCGCCGCCGAACAGTCCTGCAGCAAATAGGAGAGGTGGCCGATATTGGCCGCCTCGATATCACCGGCGACAATGAGGACCGCCGGCGCGTCTTGCATGAATTTTCCGGTCGGCAAAGCTTCGGCCAATTGGTTTTTC encodes the following:
- a CDS encoding ABC transporter ATP-binding protein gives rise to the protein MTATAIDLKGICKAYQPGKRVLEPIDLSIQPGELFFLLGPSGCGKSTLLRILAGLIAPDEGEIFFNAARIDQLPPEKRQAAMVFQSYALWPHLSVFENVAFGLRASGVKGAELNRRVAEALEIVQLGELRDRKIPSLSGGQQQRVALARALAVEPAVLLLDEPLSNLDARLRDIMRLEIRRICKERRQTAIYVTHDRKEALSMADRIAVLNQGKLQQIGTPQEIYRQPCNRFVGAFLGEANFIPATITAVTAVRIRVACGWGELSVPSPAKPLAAGDCVELLIRPESIRPAADEELENSFEAVLTEGTFLGESGSWSLKAGDGSRLVMNELSPRPRLPGDTLRVQVAPEDIVILEAER
- a CDS encoding MATE family efflux transporter, producing MKEFAQNLTVGKVSKQLFRFTVPLFFANLLQAFYNITDMIVVGRFVGSTGLAAVSNASVLCFIIAGIGQGITIGGTVLVARTRGAGDRRGERETIGTLFTLTALAALPVTVAGLMLSRQIFVWLELPDEALPEAVAYMDILSGGTIAIFGYNAVCALLRGRGDSRRPLQFVAVAAVVNVVLDLLLVGWLQLGTSGAAWATVTAQGVALSVALGHLKQREFFCGFRLRSLVMRPDKVAGILQTGIPSALQMLVVNLAFLLVTGMFNRYGVAVAAAAGIGLKISTLAGMPCWAVGQAVTAMAAQNLGANQIARTAETALAGIRLSLLSTGTAVVLIQLFAAQVIGCFNSDPEVIRTGVVYLRIFCSFSGLAYAVMYTCDAFATGTGAASLALFNALLEAVLLRLLLCWLFGMVWGGGFVGVCWGMALSTLPPALIGLGYYRRGSWRRLS
- a CDS encoding ABC transporter substrate-binding protein; this translates as MKKRWQNGLALLPLLLLAIPLLLQPAAEDRLTRDGAETLVVLTPHSESIRYEFERAFQKYYREHYGRDIVIDWRSPGGSSDIVRYIDDRYEAAFREYFLSDPANGGWDEEIAVNYANHRLNPATASPRAVKARELFLNSDVGIGVDLFFGGGMYDQQKHAARGFAVDGGVARRHPDIFRPEVIPASFSGETLFDLQGRTYGVCLSSFGICYNPDRLAELGGTPPHSWSDLGEGKFFRTLSVADPTKSGSITKCFEMILQQNMQQAQKSDLEHGVADGWANGMNLIKRIAGNAVTITDSAGKVTRDVASGNAAAGMCIDFYAFAEAEWTAGQNNGISRIVYVLPESGSSITADPVQLLRGAPNRPAAEAFLDFLLSLDGQKLWDFKVGTPGGPVKYVIRRPPIRRDLYVGEFKPFLADGDYNPYEGGGAFEYDGRLTGAYFNLIRVLIKCVVLDPLDELQAAWQAILEAGGPEAVPEAMAQFNWLPFAYEEAGRLDELLYPQQNWSMAQVVALRREWTKQAQQHYLRAAELARQGK
- a CDS encoding nitroreductase family protein → MDKALNFIYRRRSVRQFQPRAIAPEILNELLLAAMAAPSARCKDPWRFIVVTEMELKNQLAEALPTGKFMQDAPAVLIVAGDIEAANIGHLSYLLQDCSAAIENILLAAAGLGLGSCWVGIHPREERLLPVSKLCRLPETIIPVGGIVLGYPLETPEARTRYRADFVHYNGWRQH
- a CDS encoding iron ABC transporter permease, which translates into the protein MRRRKILQYLAAGGLSAFFAVFLVWPVYTVVAEGLNWTMLLEIFRSPIYLEGLWNSLAVAVVTTLLVFLISLPLAWLYDRYEFPGKSWCNLAIMAPMILPPFVGALGFQQLLGHYGVVNAALGHLGLPGCDFLGGGGRFWAVCLIEALHLYPILYLNLVTSLANLDPALEEAGRNLGAGAWYRFRRVTLPLIRPGMFAGGSIVLIWSFTELGTPLMFGYNRITAVQIFNGLSELESNPLPYTLVMVMLAIAAALYLGGRLAVGRDGASSLSKGIAGSGARPLAGWKRWLPGGAFSAVTLLAVSPHLALVLTAFSRDWYGSVWPEGFTFFHFEQALSNKLVVPSIINSIRYSLLAMAVAVGLGVLTALLTVRWKLKGGFLLDLLAMLPLAVPGIVMAFGFMGMSIKYSWARTLFDPINNPLWLLAAAYAVRRLPYVVRAVSAGLQQTPEELELAARNLGASGIMTLRKIVVPLIMANLIVGALFAFSFSMLEVSDSLILAQKSEFYPITKAIFELSQIMGSGPFIACAFGVWAMLFLASALGAAAALLGQKIGAIFRF